The DNA region atttgaagatgattcccaaatttgctaagaaagtttagaaagaaaagaCTATACTTTTATAATTAGAAAAGAGGTTAGAATTGGATTTAaccaagaacaaaagtaaagctgaaattgtaagggagttatTCAAATACTTAAGTGCATCAgaaaaacagacaagtgcagttacagttgaggaaaatggagtgagaagataaacaaaaggagagagaaagagaaagagagagaagaaagagagagagaggaaaaagaaagagagagaaggttctcagctgagcaaagagagagataagaaagagagagaaaaagagagaaaagaaagagaaatggagatggaatttgaatttgagaggttgtgacttagtcagcaaagtcaaataaacaggatggagataaagagagaagatagtgatatatatatataaatatgttaaAACTCTGCCATATTTTGATGAGAGAGATATCGAAGCCTTCTGTATTTCACTTGAAAAATTGGccaggcagatggagtggtccaagaatttctgggtaatgctagttcagactaaactggaaggcagagctagtgaggtatttgctgcgctgtcagaagagaattcaagagattatgcagaggTCAaccaggctattttaagtgcttatgaattggtatcaGAAATATATAGGCAGTGATTCAGGAACATAAGGAAGGAACTAGGTCAGACTtacgttgagtttgaaagaattagacatagtcattttgatagatggtgcaggccttaaaactagataagacctatgaggctctaagggagattattctgctggaggagttaaaAAAACTCACTTCTAGAGATTATAATGAttaacagaaagttcaagaagtgagaagagcagcagagatggcagacAAATATACTTTGGTGCAGAAGGTGAAATTTAGCTTCCAGCAAGAATTTCATCCAGTGAGGATAGGAACTGGGAGAAGGGTAGATCCTACACCACAAAACCAAGAGTAGAAAACACTGGTAATTGTTTATCACaggttaaaaaagaagcccaagagggtggaaaggaggtgaaaagcctcaggtgtttccactgtggtaaagtgggccAGGTAAAGACACAGTGCTtgtcgttaaagaaaggcactgtgggaaaagatgtggtgaaagaagctaagccagtgacattagtgaaagtagtaaaggagaccccaggaagagccgaggagctgcaggagagtgcacagcctaggcaggggctggggatggagttagtacctgtctctacaaagaattcacctctgtgggtaaagattactcagaaagaacaaggGAGAAGGGAaaaaagttataattttgagagatacaggatctaaccagtctctaatagtaagagatgaatgtatttgcactctttctgacctgttatccgagagagtggtaatttgtgagatagatggatagaaatTTAGTGTTCCCCTATGTAGGTTcgggttggagtgccaactcaagagtGGGGAAGTAAatgtgggagtgattgacagagtgtcagttccaggaatacagtttgttcttgggaataatTTGGCAGGgttcaaggtgggagtgacactgcTTGTTGAGGAAAAGAACAAGGAaggccaagaaactgaggagttaaaagaaaaataccctggtattttcccagactgtatagtaacaagatcccactatcaCAAATCACAGcacaaaaactaaagagaaagatgaaggagctgaggttcagttagtggacactctgtttgacataatggtgcaggaaaatcctgaacaggcagagggccagacagaagtgtttagtctgAAAGACTAATggacttgcaacagaaagacgagacaataaaagatatatatgttgaTGTGTACtcagagaaggaggcagagaatattccggagggctattatctgaaagatagaattctcagatggaaatggagaccacggcaggttagtgcagaggagaaatggactgaagtgcaccagattgtattACCGggagcatacagacaggaggagtTATGGGTagtacatgaactacctgtaggagctcacctaggggtacgaaagactcaggctaaagtaCAGAAACATTTCTATTGGTCTGGAAtgtacaaggatgtggttaacttttgccatatgtgtcatacatgccaaatggtaggtaagccacaggcagtaataaaaccagcacttttgttaccaattcccatatttgaagaacctttctCATGGGTTATGATTGATTCTGTAGGTCCCCTCCCGGGAACTAAAACTGGGAACCAATACTTGTTCACCATAATAGATGTGTCTcccagatttctggaggcaattccatcaCGGAGTATCAAAgcaaaaagggtggtagaggagttagtagctttcttcacacagtatgggctacccagaaagattcagtcagaccaagggtcagattttactgctagactgtttaagggggttatggatagcttaggtatacagcactttaaatccagtgggcatcatcctgaatcccagggagctttagaaaggtgacaTCAGTCCCTGAAGACCATGATGagagcgtactgtcaggattacctgaatgacTGGGATAAAGATACCCCATTCGTATTGTTTACcgttagagatgccccaaatgaatctactcagtttactccgagttaatattcaggcatgaagtgagagaccctttaaaattaattaaagaaaaattgacaggaccaaagctggagatctcacacttagattatgtattggaggtgaaggagagattaaattgagtaggtgagttagctaaacagcacctaaaaaggacacagcatagaatgaagcaggtggcagataaaaaacTTGGAAAttcagacattttcccatggggatgatgtattagtattgataccagtgataggagatcctcCAAAGCCAGGTCTAGTGGTCCCTGTCAAACTAAGAAAAAGTTGACTCGAGTGAACTATCTGGTTAAGATGCTGGATAGAAAAAAACTGTATTGGaaatgtcatgtgaatatgttgaaacatTATTATAATAGagagaaggagcaggagaagcaggtgttagttactgccctgcagagtgaggaatcaaatccaaatgtcATAGAATTTGATGTGCATCAAAATATGTTAAACAAtgaggaagtccttgaggagtgggataggttagtgaacTATCCATTTCAGGAGGAAAGAACACAGTTGAAACGTTTGTTACAGTAGTATGAGAATATATGTAGGAATAAGATGGGGAGggctaatgctattgtacatgaagtagacatagGTAATGCTGCTCGATAAAACAACACCCAaaggcttaatcctttcaaagccacgcaggtccagaaggaagtggatgtgatGCTCAACGAAGACATCATCGAACCgagtcagagtgagtggagttcgccgaccatgttagttcccaaacctgacagGACTCAACCATTTTGTGTGGACTATCGGAAGGTCAATGCCGTAACAAAATTGGACTCATACCAAATACagtaccaaaattggaggaccgtaaagagaaagtgggacaagccagttacatcacaaagttggacttgaTACGTGGTTATTGGCAAATACCTTtgtcagagaaagtgaaagaaattttgtttgtaaccccaaatgggctatatcaattcaaagtgatgccctttggaatgaagaccgcatcagccacattccaaagacttacGAATAGAGTCGTGGCTGGGTttacaaactgtgcagtctatttggacaatgtagtgatctttagtgagtcctgggaagatcacatggtacagttggcagagctgtttgaatgattaagagaagcaaaactggtgataaacttataGTACATCGAATTCGTAAACGtagaggtgacgttcttgagaCACATCAATCATAGAAGGTTGACCCTGAGGAACGTAAAGATGGAGGCCATTTAGGAATTTCCATTACCAACCtggaagaaagaggtgctttgatttTTGGGACTAAGTGGATTATACCGGAAGTTTGTTGCAAACGTCAGCAATGTAGTGGTACCATTAACAGAGTGGCTGTAGAAGAACACAACGTTTCTGTGGATAGAACAATGCCAGGTGGCATTTAACAATTTAAAAGCAGTATTAGTcactgcaccagttttagcttCACCAAACATTTTGAATCCTTTCAAAGTTGCAATTGATGCTGGCAACATAGTAGATGGAACTATACTGCTACAGGAAGGTTATGATggaattgaactgccagttggttacttttcaaagaaactctaaacccaccagagaaaataatCTATGATCGAAAAGGAAtaattgagtttggtactggcattacaacattttaatgtttttgTTACAAATAATGTGTTGGAgacggatcacaatcctcttacattcttggaaagctttaaagaatatgagactatttcattggagtcttatgttccagacttttaatttacaaattgtacatgttgcTGGTCATAAGAATGAAATCAcagatgtgttatcgcagatAAAGTATAGATAAGATTGAATAGATACCAATGTTTATGCATGTGCAGAAGTTAATATGAACTTTAGATTCATGTCCTATGTATTTCATGGTAATAGGGGtaagaaatagaaaaaaaaatgagaaTATCTTATCATTgtgatggttctttttttcttaagtggggaggtgttatgaaattgtaggcgtgtactgtacctttaagagagagtgaacactGGCAAGCACCTGTCAGGCACAGAGTGTACTGGACAAtttgaagatgtaacatttgGGCTGTAACTTAGATACCTGAGTTGTTTTCACAGCAGTTCGAAaataaccaatcagtttaaatgatGCCCCAAGACactaaaacccaattgaatttgaattttactgttttgacaacatcaaaccaatgagacaatccgatGTCTTGAGGTATAAAAAGCAGgcattttggacagttagccaGAGAACGAGCATCGTCTGCCATTGTCAGACATTGTCTGCCCAAAAACTCTCTAAAAGGTACCTTCTTCCATATGGAACATCTGTGAAGCAGAAGactgaagatgacccagggagatctacaaacagagaAGGATCGAGacagctgtctggttttgaaaactgATTTACTGTAAATTTAATAGGAGCTTTATAGGATcaatatattgttatagagtgggaggtaggTAACAAATCTTTCAGACAAAGGAGGcttggagttgtaaatagttgttgtttaatgtgcATTTTTGAAGTTGGGGTATAAAATTGTTAtttcttttctttaaatagtggaatttggggaccttctctgtcactcatactttaacagattataaggtgaggtaagcttttctgtgtgtttggtttaattagcagaagggttcaccgCCGTATCGTAACACTATAAACACCCTACCCTCCTTCAACAATCAGGTGCGATTCTTTCATTTACTCAATCTTTAAAATGAATTTCAGAAATTGATAAATGTCTTCATAGGCCATTAATTCATCTTCCATCTTCATAGCCATACTCTGTATGTCCTTCGCAGCCTCAGTCTTGCTTCCTTTTGTAAGATCTACGGAACTCCTTGTGATAGAGTAGATATTTGTTAGCATTATGATTGCAGAAAGAAGTCCTGATATAGCTCTGACAATAGTGGATAATAGGGGAAGTGATCCAGAAAGCAGCTCTTGAATGCTTTCGGTTTTCTGGCTCACTGATATTACCTGCCTGGCTGTGTTAGACAATGGAACGGTTATCGACTCCTCAAGAACTGAAACGTCTCCACCTTTCTCGCTGCACTTTACTGCACCGCAGCTTTCAGTTAGAAAGTCTGACATTTGTTCACTGGACTTATGTTTCGTGATTTCTGCTTGTAGGTTATGGCTCCAGGATTTAATTGCACCGCAAATCTTGTGTAAATACTTAGATACCAGCTTACAACATTCATTGTATTGATTTACAATTTCATCAACTCTTTTTTGTTTGATGGATTGTCCAACTGACTCGGTGACATCAGCTGTAAAATTGGTAGCAGCACCAGTTGCACTCACCCCAGCTCCCACTGCACTGAGACCCAGCGATGTACCTGAAGTAAAAGGACTTGCAATGAGTCCTGTAACGGACAGAACCCCGCCGACAATTGCTGCTGAGGTCCCAGTGATGCTTGCTATGGTAGCCCCTCTGTGGTACTCATCAATGATTTCTGCAATTTCTTTCAGTTCTTTTATGTGTTCTTGTGTCTGATCCCTCCAGTCTGGGAACTGTTTGACAAACAGCTGGCAATCCtcattgtgcttttccagttctGTTTTCAGCTGTATCCTGTTAAGATCAGATGGATTACTTCAGATTATTTCCCAAGTCACTGTAATTAAACATAGAAACAGAGaagataggtgcaggagtaggtaaTTCATCCCTTCaagcctgtaccaccattcaatatgatcatgcaatctcaatatcccattcctgctttctctccacacccCTTGACCCCTTTAGCCGAAAGAACCACATCCAGCTTAAATATATCTAAAGAACTGGCCCCAACACCTTTCAgtaggagagaattccacaggttcacaactctctgagtgaagaaattcttcctcatctcagtcctggatgGGATTACCACTTATTCTCAGACTGAGGTCTCTagctctggacttccccaacattgggaacattcttcccgcatctagcctgtccagttcCATCAGGATTTTACATGTTTCTCTGaggtctcccctcattcttctaaattccagcgaaTAAAGGCCCAGTTGATCCAGgctttcttcatatgtcagtcctgtcatcccgggaatcagtctggtgaacctttgctggacTCTGTTGATAGtaataatgtccttcctcagactaggagaccaaaactgcacacaatactccaggtgtgtaTACTCAAGGCCCCGCAGCAAGACTATGAAGGagagcatgccattagctttcctcactgcctgctacacctgcatgccaaccttcagcGAGTGTTCTACCAGGTCACCCAGTTCCCGTTacacctcaccttttcctaaactgtcACCATTCAGGTAATAACCTACCTTCCTGTTTACTGAATTTCCGAGGCAGCACAAACTGATCTTTACAACAAGAATCCAGCTCTCAACAGCTAGGTCGGACTGGGGCTAGAATGGATGAATGAATGGTGATTAAAGAGGCAAAAAGTCTGAGGGGAAACGGCAATAATTGATAGTGTGAGGGGAGAAGTGACAATTGAACAATGTAATGAAAGGGGAAAACTGATCATAAATGGAGAACATAACCATAAATATTCTAACCAACCTGTCCAGCTATATTGTTACATATCTCTGGAGCAGAGGGGACAGGAAATAAGGCTTCCTGGCTCAGAAATAGAGACACTACCTCTAAGCCACAAGTCCATGAGAGATCTGTTGGTTTTTTTTAGCAACTTGCTCAGAGATGCTATTACATGTCTCTGGAGTAGATGAGACATGCTTCAGAAGTCCATACAattatcactgtgccacaagagatCACAATCAAAGGGAAAAGGAGAATTTAGATCATCATTGATCAATGATCAGTAGTTAGCTGTAATCTTATTGACATGGACACCTTCTAACCACGACAATTCAATGGCAACTCATGTCTGTGAGACATAAAACCCATGGGTTCACTTCAGAGACTTGTACATAAACGTGTTCCCAATACAATGGAGGGACCTCTTTCTTGTTGTTAATGCTATCTTTCAGATGAAACTACAGTCTATTGTAGATTTAGGCTTTTACGGCTGTCAGTAATATTTCATGATAGTATTTCTTATTAAAAACTAGCAATGATGACTAAATGATTGATAATGTAGGAGAGTAAAATAGCTAGAAGAATAAAAACAGATGCCAAGACTCCTTCGGCAAAAGTGCATCATTAATCAAGCTCCACTATATCACAAGCCATCACAAATTTGTAACTGCCCAATTAAACCACTATCAATTTCCCTGCCTGGTTGCTATTCAGGACAAAAGTAATTCACACCAGTCTGTAACAGGAAAGTAATTCTCTTTGTTGTAGACCAACTTATTCTTCAACAAATGGCAAAAGAAAATCACTAATTATTCATAGAAATtaacaggagttcctcagggtagtgtcctaggcccaaccatcttcagctgattcatcaatgaccttcccttcaccataatgtcagaagtggggatgttcaccaatgattgcacaatgttcagcaccatcgtGACTCCTCAAATATTGAAACAGTCCATATTAAGGTGCAtcaggatctggacaatatccaggccggGGCTGGGTAAGTAAATgtgtgtcacacaaatgccaggctatggccATCTTtgataagagacaatctaaccgcCATCCAATGGTGTTATCATCATCAAATTCCCCACtaacaacatcctgggggttaccattgaccagaaactcaactaaacccaccacataaacacagtgggattttgtacactacattgcaaaactaatcccatgcaaggactgcacaaaacactacacaggacaaacaggaagacagctaacgatccgcatccatgaacatcaactagccatgaaacgacacgaccagttatccttagtagccacacacgcagatgacaagcaacattaattcgactgggacaacactactattataggacaagccaaacagagaacagccagggaattcctagaggcatggcactcatccacagattctatcaacaaacacatcgatctggacccaatattccagccactgcagcggacagctggaactgacaactagaagcggcagagacaaaccactataaatgtcggaggaaagatcacagaagcgtttcgtaggaggctcccaagcactgaggatgtcacctagacagggggcgaaacgtctgcaacacaaattcccagctcggcaaacagaaccacaacaacagttTAAGCTATACCTCTTTAAGaccataaatacacacacattctttttCAAATAGTAAAGACAAATCGGACAGTTTGCATGGGctgaagctgttttccctggagtgtaggaggctgagaggtgaccttataaaattatgagggtaatggatagtgtaaatagataaagtcctttctctggggtgggggagtccagaactagacgacataagtttagggtaagaagggaaagatttaaagggacctaagggacaacgttttcatacagagggtggtgcgtgtatggaatgagctgccagaagtggtggaggctggtacaattccagcatttaaaaggcatctggatgggtacatgaataggaagggatatgggccaagtgctggcaaatgggagcagattaggttcggatatctagatgagttggaccaaagcgtctgtttttgtgctgtacagctccatgactctataTGTTTATGAGGGAAAAATATAAACAACGAAAAAGAATTCTGTGCATCAAGGTCCAGATGACAAGAGGGTTCTGAGTTGCTtctcacagttcttttggttctttAGCCAAAATAGGAGAGAAGGTGGTGCAATGGTAACAGAAACTTTCAATCAAGAGCTACTCAAGGGCTACTTACCACAGCTCTTCTGGAATGGACTCATCATCTGTGAAAAGAACTAAATCAATATTAGCAGGTTTTAACAATACCAGAGTCAATGTGGGCTTCCTATTAGTAGGGTGCACTTTCCCAAGAGATCTACAGCCGAAAACtagctgcctgacccgctgtgatctccagcatgtctTGTTtccaggaattgctggaaatttTTATTGTAACCCAAACCTTTTCTCTTTGGCATTTGTGTATAGGAAGTTTCAAATGAGGAAGGGTTATGCTGGGAACTGAGACGTTCTTCAGCCATAGGCACTGTCAAGTGCAACTAACTGAATATGTGCAAGATAAAATCAATTAAACCTTTTATttataattcctctcttcaatTTAAAATATGAACCTTGTGGCCTATCTCCTTCCTTACAAATGTTGCAATCTCCTCTAATCATACAACCCTGCAAACTCACTGTATACCTCTAATTCTGGCCTTATGTGCATTGCTGCATTTAATGGCTCCCACAGCTATCAAAACTTTGAGCTCTGAAATTCCTAATTTAAATCTCTCCACCTCGATTCTCATTCCTACTTTAGAATGTTCCTTAAGTAAAACCTACCACGTTGTTCAAACCTTTGGTTACCTGATTTATTAAGCGTGTCTTTGTTGCATGTCCAACAGATTATGAGACATAGCTAGCGTGAGTGAAAAGAGTTGGCTTGCTTCCCACTTATTGTGGGTTACCCTTGCTTCCCACTTTCACTAGCAACAATGGGAAAAGGAGAACCCAATCTGCAGTCTTCCCCTGTCTCACTACAGGGTATGTCTGTAGCTGTGCCTCATCACAATCAGCACAGTCGCCTCCTTCCGTGCAGTCAACATCCCTATAGTTTCCTGAAATATTCTGAATGACTGAAGTGGAGGAACGTGCAGCAATAAGGAAAGGAGAGTATGGGGACCAGAATTGctatgatgggttgaatggccttcttctgtgcaGTAATGAATTGGTCGTTTCTGGATGAGTTTGGCCCTGCAGCACATCCTGAGTATTTTGGGATGCATATGATCTGGGTTTGGTAACCATCTGTCCCATTGACTTTCCAATATCATTTTGATTTGAGTAGCTATCTGAGCCACCCAActtaatcccatttcccagcacatcGTCTGTATCCCCGGAGATGGTGTATCGGAGGGTTTCCACTTCAACCACATTTCCAGACACTTGTCTGACTGGGAAAGATATACAAATGCTGGGAGCTGAGCTAAGTGTGGGACTTTAGGCAAGTGGGAGTGGCAAACCTAGCTGTGTCCTACAAGGGACTGCTTTGTGACTGAGGTGCAGCCAGTTGGATCTAAGAGCCTGCCTGATGAAGGGGTATGCTCCTCCTCTCAGGGAGCAGTCGACTGCCTGCAGGAAGTGTGTCTGGCAGCAGCTTCTTTCAGACCACGTGGATGGGTTGGATGGGAGTTGGAAGAGCTGATGAgcacatagattagattagattagattagattacagtgtggaaacaggcccttcggcccaacaagtccacaccgacccgccgaagcgcaacccacccagacccattccccacatttaccccttcacctaacactacgggcaatttaccatggccaattcacctaacctgcacatttttggattgagggaggaaaccggagacagagagtgtgataaaTAGCAGCTTCAGGGAGATGGTCACACCATAGGTACAGTCAAGTAGGTGGGAGAGTACCGGGGAGGTAGGTAGGTAGTGTGGTTATGCCCTTCCCAAACAAATGTTCCTACTTGGGTGGGCGATGGTGCAGATAGCCTCTAAGGGAAAATAACAGCAGCAGCCAGCTCTCTGGTACCCTGACTGGCTCAGCTGTAAAGCAAGGTATGGTAAAGTCCAAGTGAGCAATTGTGACAGGGGACTGTCCAAGCAGACAGGCATTTCTGTGGCTGTGTGCAAGACTCCAGGGTGGGGTGATGTGGTGCCAAAGTCAAGTTGCAGCAAATTCTCAAAGGAGTTGCAGCCTAAGATTATTGAacacattggtaccaacatgATAGGTAGAAAAAGGGATGAATGAATATGGGGGGTTAACGCAGGAGGTTGAAAAGCAGGATCCTGAGGGTaggaatctctggattactcctggtgccatgTGCTAGTTAGAATAGGATAAGGCAGGTGAATGgatggagaacgtgaggactgcagatgctggagatcagagtcaagagtgtggtgctggaaaagcacagcaagttaggcagcatccgaggagcaagagaatcgacgtttcaggcaagcgCCCTTAATCAGGTGAATGCGTGGCtggggagctggtgcagggggcagggattcagatttttggatctttgggatctcttctggaATAGAGCTGACCTGTACAAgagggatggattgcacctgaactaAAGCAGGATTAATATCCCAGCAGGGAGATCTACTAGAGCcattggggagggtttaaactagtctggcagggatgggagaaaagagagaaggttgagactAGTACAGAAGTTAAAGAAAGCAAGTGAAATCAACTAGGCAGAGAACAAGGGAAGACTGGTtaattaaactgcacttatttcagtgcaagaggcctGATAGGTAagtcagatgaactcagggcttgATGGGAAGGTGGGGCTGGGATATCATCGCTATTACAGTaacatggctgagggagggacaggactggcagctgaatgttcctgGATATA from Chiloscyllium punctatum isolate Juve2018m chromosome 1, sChiPun1.3, whole genome shotgun sequence includes:
- the LOC140482028 gene encoding apolipoprotein L3-like, translating into MSQGQAWCQDGCSSQFTATIESLKNDAEDDESIPEELWIQLKTELEKHNEDCQLFVKQFPDWRDQTQEHIKELKEIAEIIDEYHRGATIASITGTSAAIVGGVLSVTGLIASPFTSGTSLGLSAVGAGVSATGAATNFTADVTESVGQSIKQKRVDEIVNQYNECCKLVSKYLHKICGAIKSWSHNLQAEITKHKSSEQMSDFLTESCGAVKCSEKGGDVSVLEESITVPLSNTARQVISVSQKTESIQELLSGSLPLLSTIVRAISGLLSAIIMLTNIYSITRSSVDLTKGSKTEAAKDIQSMAMKMEDELMAYEDIYQFLKFILKIE